A window of Sedimentibacter sp. MB31-C6 genomic DNA:
GTTATTGAGCCTTTCTTGCTGTAGGGGACGCATTATATGCGTCCTGCGGTATGCATACAATGCATACCCTACACTTCGACGTCTCTAAATCTATCGTGGGATTGCCTGTCTGCGGTATGCATGCAATGCATAACTACGTTGTAAGTTATTTGCTATTATTATTTAAGTGTTTTATAAGTAAGTTTGCTATATTACTAATTGATGCTTGTACTGTAACTGCACCGATGTTGTATGATACCATAGGCATTCCATACACTACTGAAGACTCTTTATCTTGTCCTATCGTATAGGCGCCTGATTTCTTCATATTTAATAAACCTTGGGCTCCATCCTTTCCCATACCTGTCAGTATAATACCAACTGCATTTTTGCCTGCATTTTCAGCCACTGAATTAAACAGTACATCTACTGATGGACGATGGCCACTAACTTTATCACCTGGTCTACAAGTAACATAATATCCTTTTGCGTCTTGTGCAAGTTTCATTTGCATATCGCCAGGTGCTATCAATGCTAATCCATATTTTATTCTATCTCCATCAGATGCCTCTTTTACTTCCATATTACAAATTTTATTTAATCTATCAGCATACATCTTTGTAAAACCAGAAGGCATATGCTGTGTAATTAATATCCCTGGTACTTCTTTTGGTAGTGCTTTTAAAATCTCAAGGGTTGCCTCTGTTCCTCCTGTCGATGCTCCTATAGCAATAATTTTTTCTTCGGAACATCTTTTAAGTTTAAGTGTTGATAAATTCCTTATAGCAATATTTGTTTTCAAATTTGCAATTGATGCAATTTTTATTTTACCTTTTAGGTCTCTTAAAAAATTATTTAAGTCGTTTTCCGAAGACATATCAGGTTTTTTAACAAAATCTACTGCTCCTGAATGCAAGGCATCAAATACACTTAAATTCATAGAACTTACAAGAACAATCTTTATAGGATTTTCAATCATAATCTTTTTTAAAAAAGTTAAACCGTTCATTTTTGGCATTTCTATATCTAACGTCAATATATCTGGCTTAAGTAATTCTATTTTATCCAAAGCATCTATTGGATTTTCTGCTAATCCTACCACTTCAATACCAGAGTCTTCACTTAACTCTTTGTTTAGAATCCTTCTAAAGAATAGTGAGTCATCTACAATTAGTACTTTAATTCTTTTTGCTGTCATATAATCATTCCTTTTTGTATGTGGCAGGACATATGTATTTAAATTTTGATTGATCCCTCTGTATTGTCTCAGCATGTCCTATCATTAGATGTCCGCCCGTCTTTACCGCCTCATAAAATTTATTTACAAGATTTATTTTTGTATTTATATTAAAATAAATCATTACATTTCTACAAAATATCACATCATACTTATTTCTTTCCCTTATTGGTTCCATTAAATTAAATGCCTTAAAGGTAACACATTCTTTTATTTCCGGAATTACCTCATATTTACTATCCTTAGTTTTAAGAAAATATCTTTTTACAAAAGACGGAGGCATTTTGCTTAAACTTTCTTCTGAATATACTCCTTCTCTAGCCTTTAAAAGTACATTTTCTGATATATCAGTTGCTAAAATTTGGATTTTCCACTTTGATTTTTTTAAAGCAAAATAATCATTAATTATCATAGCGATAGTATAAGGTTCTTCTCCTGAAGAGCAACCTGCACTCCATATATTTATAACTTTCGCTGTGTTATTTTTCTCTTCATAAGGTAAAATAACTTCCTTTAAATATTTAAAATGGTTCTCCTCTCTATAAAAATATGTATAATTTGTTGTAAGTTTATTAATAAGGGTTGTAATTTCTTCCCTGTTATTTCTTTTAATACTTGTCATATACTGACCGAAACTTTTCATGCCTTTTCTTTCTATCATATTTGATAGACGGCCTTCAATAAGTTGCCTTTTTTTTGTAAGATCTATGCCATAATTTTTATGCATATAATCCACAAATTCTAAAAATTCAGAATCTGTTAATTTAACCATCAATTACTCCTTCTTAATGTAAATGGTAGTATTAATTTTTATATACTTTCTATTAAGCTTCCAACATCTAAAATAAGGTTTATAGACCCATCTCCTAATATTGAACAACCTGAAACTCCAGATTCTTTAATATTATATTTATTAAGTATTGTTGGTAATGGTTTAACAACAACTTGTTGCTCGCCTATTATAGTATCTACAAACAAACATGCACTACTTTCTCCAGATTCAACAAGTATGAGAATACCATCATCAATATTATTAATATCAGTTTTCATATTAAACATATCATTTACTCTTATAACTGGATAGCATTTATCTCTTACCAATATCATTTCATTGCCATCTGTACTCTTTATTATATCTTCTGACTTAACCTTAAATGATTGTTGAATATTTTTTATTGGAATTATTAATTCTGAGTCTCCCACAACTACTTGCATACCTGATACAATTGTAAGAGTTAGAGGTATCTTAAAGGTAACTGCAGTTCCTACATCTTCTTTACTATCTAATACTACAGTTCCTCCTACTTTCTCAACATTTGACTTAACAACATCCATTCCAACGCCTCTGCCAGAATATTCAGTTACAGCTTCATTAGTTGAAAAGCCCGGCATCATAAGGAATTGGTATATTTCTTTTGAACTATATTCACTATCCGCTTTACTTAAGAGTCCCTTATCTTTAGCTTTTTCTAATATTTTATTTGTATCAAAGCCTTTACCATCATCTTCAACAGTAATATGTATTTCACCGCCTGTATTAGAAGCAGAAAGTTTTATTGTTCCTTTAGAATCCTTCCCCTTATCTATTCTTTCTTCTGTTGACTCTAAACCATGATCCATGGCGTTTCTAACGAGATGCATAATAGGATCTGAGATTCCATCAACTATTGTTTTATCTACTTCAGTTTCTTCTCCTGATAAAACCAATTCTACTTCTTTATTTAACTCCTTACCCATATCTCTAACAATTCTTTTCATTTTTTGGAATATTCCAGACACAGGCACCATTCTAAGAGACATAACAATATCTTGAAGTTCGTCTGTAAGTTTTCTTAACTGTCTAGTGGATTTTGTAAAGCTTTCTGAATTCAATTTTTTAATTTCACTATTTGAGGAAACCATAGATTCAGCTATTACTAATTCTCCTACTATATCAACTAAATTGTCAAGTTTAGATAAATTTACTGTTATAAGACTGTGTTTGTTATGTTTTGATTTTTCTTTTTCTTTAACTTTTATATTGTTATTTTTATTATTTTGAATATTATTTGCTTGTTTTGTATTATTTTGCTTGTTCGATGAATCCTTTTTTTCTTCATTATCTTCATTTAATTCTATTACAGTATAATTCTTCACGTTTAATGCACTCTTTATAATATTAATGCCTAAATTTAAGGATTCATTATCATCAAAATATACAAAAAAACCTTCCTTAATTATTTCTTGAGCAGTTTTATTATCATTCTCAATATTATCAGGCTTATATGTAAATTTAACCCCTGTATCATTTAATTGATTGACTATAAAAAATGCTCTTAGATTTTCCATTCCACTGTCATCATCAAAGTAAACTTTAACTGCATATTTTTTTTCTGTTTTAGATTCTTTTAATTCCATTGTTTTTGTTAAAGCAACTTCTTGTTCTGATTGATTTTCCATTTCAGTACTTCCACCGCTTTCATCGCTTACATCACCTGATATTAAATGTAAGAAACTTAATATTTCTTTTTCTATTAATTCTAAGTCTTCAACTAAAGGTTGGCCTTCTTCTATTTTGGTTATTTCTTCTTTTATAAAATCGGTAAACTTAAATACCAAATTTACAAGTTCTTCATTATATTTATGATCTATTCCATTTTCTCTTATATAATAAAATAAATCCTCTACTTTGTGAGAAATAGTCATAATACTGTTAAACTGCATCATTGCAGATGAGCCTTTTATTGTATGCATTATTCTAAAAATTTCATCTATACATTCTTTGTCGAAAGCTTGTTCCTTTTCTGCTCTTAATAATATGTCGTCTAATTGTTCTAATAAAGAGTTTGCTTCAAATAGATACATATCAAGTACAGAATCTAAATTATTATCCATATCCAGTTCTCCTTCATTTGCCTTTTACATCTTATCATTTATATCGACATTTTTTATTGTTTATTAAGCTTTTATATATATTTTTTTATACTTATATTAAATTTTTTATCTTTTAATAAATTTTAATCGAAAAGTGCCGATATATATAATGTTATATTTTTGCTTTAAATTTTCATCTTAATACTATATAATAATATTAAATATTAATTACTGGAGAGTTATTATGATAGATAATGATATTCGCGTAAGTACAAAAAATCCTTTAAGTGACAATACACTTAATAAACAAAAAATAAAAACAGAACCAATTACGCCTTTTGATGTCATTGATCCTACTAAAGTTACAAAACCTAATAAGCAAGACCCTAGTAATCATACAAGCCAAAATTGGCTTAATTATAATCCTGATTCAGTATTTGAAAAATTTTTAAAATCTCTTGGAAACTCTCCTATACTGTCTGATAATTTGAAAAAATTACTTTTGAATAATCAGTTTATAAATCACAATATTAAAAATGATCCCGTTTTAAATACACTATTTGAAACATTCATTAAAAATATTGAAATGGATGACAAAGAAATTTTAAATTTTTTAAAACTACAACAAAATACTTATACTAAATTTAATGGAGACTTTTTTAATTCCCTGAGAAATCTTTACAAACTCAACTCTAATAATGAGGACTTTAAAATTATATTAAGGAATTTTTTAAGAAGTTATGATTGTTTTGTTTCTATTAACGATACTTATAAATCAATAAATTCTACATTGAAAAATATACATGAAAATATACCTGATATTTTAAAAGAACCATTTAAAGAACTATTAGATAAAATGGTTACTGAAAATTACACTAAAAGTAATGATTTAAATTTAAACTTGTTGAAAAATGAGATTTTGCCTTTTATTGGTCGTTATGTATCTAAAATGAATGATTTTGGTCCTGTTAGGGATTATGTTTCCGTACTAGTACATAATTTAATCAGATTAGAAACTGCATCAAAAGATACTTTTTCTACTGATTTAGATAATTTATTTGACTATATAAAATTTAATTTACAAATAGAAGATAAAGAACTTAATAATTTAAAGTTGTCTCTAATTAATTCATATGAAACGTCTTCAAATACAAAAAATAATTCTATTGACTCCTTGATAGACATTATAAGAACTGGTATTAAAGATAGTAATAATGTAGTAAACAAAGGAGTTATGGAAGACATGGCTGACTCATTATTATTTAATCAAAGTGTTCATATACCATTAATGCACTTATTTATGCCATTAAATTACAATGGTATGTTTATGTTTTCTGAACTATGGATTAGTAAAGATTATGAAGATTATACAGAAAACAAAAAAAGCAATTATGAAAAAAAGGAAACTTTCAATGTATTTATTACCTTTGAAATTCAAAATGTAGGTTACTTTGAAACAACCTTATTGTTAAAAGATAATAACCTATCTCTTGAAATTTTAATACCTAATAAATTTGTAAATCATATTGATAAAATAAGAAATGATATCAGTGAAATTATTCAAAATAAAAATATATCTATTTCTGATATAAATGTATCTGAATGTATTAAAAGAAGAAGATTTAATGAAGTATTCGATAATCTTGCTGAAAGGAAAAACGGTGTAAATGTCGTCATATAATAATAAAAATAAAGCTAAAGCTAAACGTGCTGTTGCTATAAAGTATGATGCTAATAAAAATAATGCCCCTGTGGTTATTGCATCAGGATCAGGATATATAGCCAACAAAGTAGTTGAAATAGCAGAAGACAGTGGTGTACCCATTTATAAAGATGACTCCCTTTCTGTATTGCTATCACAATTAGAAATAGGTAGTGAAATTCCTGAAATACTTTTTGGTGCAATAGTAGATATATATATATATTTCTTAAATTTTAAGATTGATTCTTCAGATGATATTTAAGAATTACATATAATAATATCTTGTTAATTAAAATGTTAATAATATTAATGAAAGGTTTAATCTATGGATAACATAATTTTTGCTTTAGATATTGGTACACGTTCAATAGTAGGTGTAGTCTGCGAAATTATTGATGGATGTCTTAAAGTTGTCGCAATAAAAAGTGTCTTTCACAATCAAAGATCTATGATTGATGGGCAAATAGAAGATATAGCTGAGGTTAGCCGAATTATAGGAATTGTTAAAGAAGATTTAGAGAGTAGTTTGAATATTAAACTAGATAAAGTGTGTATAGCGGCTGCCGGAAGGTCATTGAAAACCGAGCGTATAATGTTAGAAAAAGAGTCAGACATAAGAGTACCTATTACTGAAGATTTCAAAAATGCAATGGAATTAGAAGCATTACAACTTGCACAAAAAGTATTCTCAAAGGATTCTTTAAATGAGGATTTATTTTATTGTGTAGGATATAGCGTATTAAACTATATTCTAGATGATAAAACTATTTCCAATATTGTAGGTCACAGAGGCAAAAAAGTTTCTATAGAAATAATTGCTGCTTTTCTACCTCACACTGTTATCGAAGGTCTTTATTCATGTATGGATAACAATGATTTAGAGGTTGTGAATTTAACTTTAGAGCCTATAGCTGCCATGGATTTAATTATTCCTAAAGAACTTCGTTTATTAAATTTGGCACTAATAGATATAGGCGCGGGAACTTCAGATATAGCAATATCAAAGGTTGGAACCGTAGTTGGTTACGATATGGCTACATTGGCTGGAGACGAAATAACTGAATGCATCATGAAAAATTATATAGTAGATTTTAATAATGCTGAATCGATAAAAGCTTCTTTAATTGAAAATATAGAAGAATACACCATAACAAATATACTTGGTATTCCACAAAAAGTTTCTAAAGATCAAATTTTTGAAACTATAAGGCCATCTATATTAGACTTGTGTTCAGATATAGCTTCAAAAATTTTAAAATTAAATAACGAGCCTCCTGCTGCTGTTTTCTTAGCTGGCGGAGGAAGTAAAATACCATTTTTAAGAGAAGTTTTATCAGAACTTTTAGATGTCCCACTAACTAGAATAGCAATTGCTGAAAAAAACAGTATTAAGGATATTGATTTATCTTTAATAAATGAATTTGGTCCTGAGTTAATAACTCCAATAGGAATTGCATACTCTGTTATTTTAAATAAAAATTATGATTTTTTCAGCGTAATCGTTAATAATAAAAAAGTTAGGTTATATAGCATAAGACAAATGAAGGTTATGGATGCCTTGTTAATGTCAGGATTTGATACAAAACAACTTATAGGAATTTCTGGTAAAAGTCTACGATTCTACGTAAATGGCAAGGAACATTTTTACGCAGGAGAATATTCAACCCCTGCTCAAATTTATGTTAATTCATTGCCTGCTAATATTGAAACAACTATTAATCCT
This region includes:
- a CDS encoding cell division protein FtsA → MDNIIFALDIGTRSIVGVVCEIIDGCLKVVAIKSVFHNQRSMIDGQIEDIAEVSRIIGIVKEDLESSLNIKLDKVCIAAAGRSLKTERIMLEKESDIRVPITEDFKNAMELEALQLAQKVFSKDSLNEDLFYCVGYSVLNYILDDKTISNIVGHRGKKVSIEIIAAFLPHTVIEGLYSCMDNNDLEVVNLTLEPIAAMDLIIPKELRLLNLALIDIGAGTSDIAISKVGTVVGYDMATLAGDEITECIMKNYIVDFNNAESIKASLIENIEEYTITNILGIPQKVSKDQIFETIRPSILDLCSDIASKILKLNNEPPAAVFLAGGGSKIPFLREVLSELLDVPLTRIAIAEKNSIKDIDLSLINEFGPELITPIGIAYSVILNKNYDFFSVIVNNKKVRLYSIRQMKVMDALLMSGFDTKQLIGISGKSLRFYVNGKEHFYAGEYSTPAQIYVNSLPANIETTINPGDLIKVVPATDGASPKIKISDIDKCEKNGQVYFNGIKTEIGTKYYVNNVLVNSDYIIGNSDLIEISKISSLKDLINLFNIYDETNNTYFVNGKLIEMDFELYDGCIIDISSSSEKNMNNTEYENNNKSNELEEKSEINSIEVTINNENVKLPVREDNTPYIFADMLNYTDIDPANPKGNIILLHNGKEASYLNLISNKDVIIIKWDTE
- a CDS encoding EscU/YscU/HrcU family type III secretion system export apparatus switch protein, whose product is MSSYNNKNKAKAKRAVAIKYDANKNNAPVVIASGSGYIANKVVEIAEDSGVPIYKDDSLSVLLSQLEIGSEIPEILFGAIVDIYIYFLNFKIDSSDDI
- a CDS encoding chemotaxis protein CheA translates to MDNNLDSVLDMYLFEANSLLEQLDDILLRAEKEQAFDKECIDEIFRIMHTIKGSSAMMQFNSIMTISHKVEDLFYYIRENGIDHKYNEELVNLVFKFTDFIKEEITKIEEGQPLVEDLELIEKEILSFLHLISGDVSDESGGSTEMENQSEQEVALTKTMELKESKTEKKYAVKVYFDDDSGMENLRAFFIVNQLNDTGVKFTYKPDNIENDNKTAQEIIKEGFFVYFDDNESLNLGINIIKSALNVKNYTVIELNEDNEEKKDSSNKQNNTKQANNIQNNKNNNIKVKEKEKSKHNKHSLITVNLSKLDNLVDIVGELVIAESMVSSNSEIKKLNSESFTKSTRQLRKLTDELQDIVMSLRMVPVSGIFQKMKRIVRDMGKELNKEVELVLSGEETEVDKTIVDGISDPIMHLVRNAMDHGLESTEERIDKGKDSKGTIKLSASNTGGEIHITVEDDGKGFDTNKILEKAKDKGLLSKADSEYSSKEIYQFLMMPGFSTNEAVTEYSGRGVGMDVVKSNVEKVGGTVVLDSKEDVGTAVTFKIPLTLTIVSGMQVVVGDSELIIPIKNIQQSFKVKSEDIIKSTDGNEMILVRDKCYPVIRVNDMFNMKTDINNIDDGILILVESGESSACLFVDTIIGEQQVVVKPLPTILNKYNIKESGVSGCSILGDGSINLILDVGSLIESI
- a CDS encoding protein-glutamate methylesterase/protein-glutamine glutaminase; its protein translation is MTAKRIKVLIVDDSLFFRRILNKELSEDSGIEVVGLAENPIDALDKIELLKPDILTLDIEMPKMNGLTFLKKIMIENPIKIVLVSSMNLSVFDALHSGAVDFVKKPDMSSENDLNNFLRDLKGKIKIASIANLKTNIAIRNLSTLKLKRCSEEKIIAIGASTGGTEATLEILKALPKEVPGILITQHMPSGFTKMYADRLNKICNMEVKEASDGDRIKYGLALIAPGDMQMKLAQDAKGYYVTCRPGDKVSGHRPSVDVLFNSVAENAGKNAVGIILTGMGKDGAQGLLNMKKSGAYTIGQDKESSVVYGMPMVSYNIGAVTVQASISNIANLLIKHLNNNSK
- a CDS encoding CheR family methyltransferase; its protein translation is MVKLTDSEFLEFVDYMHKNYGIDLTKKRQLIEGRLSNMIERKGMKSFGQYMTSIKRNNREEITTLINKLTTNYTYFYREENHFKYLKEVILPYEEKNNTAKVINIWSAGCSSGEEPYTIAMIINDYFALKKSKWKIQILATDISENVLLKAREGVYSEESLSKMPPSFVKRYFLKTKDSKYEVIPEIKECVTFKAFNLMEPIRERNKYDVIFCRNVMIYFNINTKINLVNKFYEAVKTGGHLMIGHAETIQRDQSKFKYICPATYKKE